GAGGGCATCAACAACAAGATTAAACGATTGAAGAGGATGGCCTACGGCTACAAAGACGTTGCCTATTTCCTCCTCAAAATCCACCAACACTGCGGACTGCTTAATCCACGGCTTTCAACTTAAAGACGAATGAACCAAATTTTATAATCGGCGCAACACCAGCTTATTAACTCGCTTAGGATTTTTATGTAATGCAGAAATACAAAAGCAATATTGTTAAGGCAATATTTTATGGTGTTGTTTTGTGGGCTCTATCAACATGCATTGTGTATTTTTTAACTGGAAGTTTTAGATCAGCAGTTCCTTTTGGAATAATCTTTATTATTGCTATTGCAAGATTTGTTATTCCTAACTTATTGAAACTTCTTCGTAGATAAGAAAACTTGGACAGATCTATTGTTTAAGGCATTTGAGACCTATCAATGCCTTTTTTTATAAAAATAGGGGAGCCCTTGAGGGCGGGATGGGTTTGCCGGGCGGGTGCTGTAATCAGATAGTGGTTGGCGGATTTTATGCGGGCAACGCCCCGGCATCCGATTCCCGCCGGACATAGCCTGCACAAAATATGACAACCACATACCATGAACCCCTTCGAGGGGTTTGGGGTGATGAATTAAAGTCGGGTTGGGCTGCGAGCGCAGGAAGCACCCATTCGGGCATAAACTCCAGACGCGCAGCGGCTGAAGCCCGAGCACGTCAGCCCCTCCGTTATCCTTGCGGTCTGGATTCCTGGACAAACTGCGACCTCGGCGCCGGTGCGCCCCGAAGCAATCCTTCGGTGCTGAGATGTTCGTCGATATCCGGCCAGTGGATGCCGTAGCCTCCGCCGCATGACTCCCAGTGTGCCAGTTGATCCGGCGTTGCATGTTGTAATGACGGATACCACGCAAGTGGCACCGTAATTGTTCGGCCATCCATCAGATCGACGCTCAAGGTGTCCTCGGTGAAATGAACTCCTTTCACCCTCTCATCTGCTGCCAGTGCCAAAATACCCATACCATTTCTCCATCAATATTTTCTGATTCTCCTGCACGAGGGCTTCCAGCTTATTCAACTCACGGGGACTAAAGCCGACATTCCTGGCAAGTTGCACTGTCGTCAGCCAAAATTTTGCCGACAGATCGTCACAGTCAACATGAACGTGGGGCGGCTCGTTTGGTTCATGGCTGTAAAAGTAAAATTTATAGGGTCCGATCCTCAATATCGTAGGCATGCGGTCTATGCCTCCACTATGGAACCGGTAAGCAGTTTCTGCATTTTGTGCCTCGTGAGCATGGAGTCGATCACTCGCATGATAGCTTGTTGATCATCCGGCTTCAGTTGGTCGATCATCCGGACGCGTTCAGTCAATTCTTTGTTTTTTATGCTCACCGCCGGTGAAGCTTCGTCTTCTCCGGAAAGAAGTCCGTAAACATTGACGTCCAGGACCTGAGCAAGACGCTTTACTACATCGATGGAGCGCTGAAACACCCCCCTTTCAAGGCGACTGAGATGATTCCCGCTGATTCCCGCTTTTTCCGCTAACTCACCCTGCGTCAGTTTTTTGCTCTTCCGTAATTTCTTTGTTTTTTCGCATACTTTCATTAGAACAAGCCTTCGTATTGGGCATGAAACTTTGCCGTTTGGGATATTTTAGGCGCTAAGGGGTTATTTTGCAACACAACTGATTTGCACCGTATAAAACGGCTTGACTTTCGTAAAAACCATCCGTTGAAAAATCAGGAATGATTCTTATAGTCTTCTCGAATTCCGATGGAGGTTTTATGAAGATTGTCGAACAGCGCCTTGCCGAACATATTATCCGAGATGAGCCTTTTTACCTGCCCCAGGACGATGAACTTGCCATTGCCGAGGCGGCCTATCAACACACGATTCCCCTGCTGCTGAAAGGGCCGACCGGTTGCGGCAAGACCCGCTTCATGCAGCATCTTGCCTGGAAGCTGAAACGCCCGTTGATCACGGTTTCCTGCCATGATGATCTTTCCACCGGGGACCTGGTCGGGCGGTTTCTGATCAAGGGCGGCGAGGCGGTCTGGGTTGACGGCCCCCTGACCATGGCCGTTCGCCACGGGGCGATCTGCTATCTCGATGAGGTGGTTGAAGCACGAAAAGACACCATCGTGGTGATTCATCCCCTCGCCGATGACCGGCGGGAACTGCCGATCGAAAAACGCGGTGAACTCCTGAGTGCCCCTCCCGAGTTCATGCTGGCGATCTCTTACAATCCCGGTTACCAGAGCGTGTTGAAGGATTTGAAGCAGTCAACCCGGCAGCGCTTCGTCTCCATCGAATTTGAGTATCCGGATGCGGAACTGGAGACGGCTATCGTCTGCCATGAGTCCGGACTTGATCATGAAACCGGTTCCGCCCTGGTCCGGTTGGCCGCCATGACCAGGCATCTCAAAAATGAAGGGCTGCAGGAAGGGGCGAGCACCCGGCTTTTGATTCACGCCGGCAAGCTGGTTGTTTCCGGGATGGACAAACGGCGGGCCTGCCGGGCCGCCATCACCGAGACCCTGACCGACGAGCCGGAGTTGCTTGCGGCAATCAGCGAAATGGTCAGTTCGCTTTTCTAACCGGGGCAAACGATGAACGCTGCGATTCTTAAAGAGCGATTTCTCGATCTCCTGCCGCCGCCGCTGCCCAGCGACTGGGAGGTCGAGGAGAATCTGGAGCCGCTGCTCGAACTCCCTGAATCCAGGCAGGAGAGAATTCTCCAGCAGATTCAGGCGATCTGGCCGGTGAGCAATTCCCTCTGCTACTCCTATCTGAACTGTGCCGACCGCGTCATGGGGTGCCTTGCTGACGAACAGGTCGGCGTCTGGGTGGCGGAGCTTCTGGACACTTACGAAAAAAACGGCCTGAAAGAGGCGCAATCCTTCATGGTCGATGTCGAGAAAAATTTTCTCTGCCGGCTCCGTGGTGAAACCGGGGTCTCCCTGGAAACGGTTCTCCCCCGGCTGTTGCCATATGCTGCCGGGATCGCCCGGCGCCGGATTGCCCTTGAAGAAGGAAGTGCGCTTTACACCGATACCGCAAGGATCTTTCTTCCCGGAAAACTATCTGCTTTTTCGCGCGAGGCAGACAATTTCCTGCTCTACAAACTGATGGTCACCACCCAGTTATGCCTGATCAGGGCCCGCACTTTCGAGATGGTCATCACTCCGGAATCTCCATGGCTGAAAACCCTGCAGCAAAAGTACAACGCCCCCTACAGCCTTAAGCCGATAACGGCCGATGATTTCTGGAAGATTTTCCCCGAACCACCTCTCGCGGAAGATCTGTTTACCCTGGCCGAAGGCTGGCGAGTCTTGACCCTGATTTCTGAAGACTATCCGGGCCTCTGGCGGGATACTGCTGAACTGCGCGCAGAACTCGCGAAAAGCCGCTTTCCGGAGGTCGCTTTATCCGGGAAAAGCCTGCTGGTGGAGATTTTGGCCCACTCTCTCCTGATCGGCCGTACCGACCGGACGAACAACACTTCCGACACTGATCTGTTCCGGCTGATCCTGTCCCGATTCCTCAACCCCTCCGAATCTGCCGAAGATTCCGCCAAAAAGACGGCCGCGATCTACGCCCTGCTTGACGATTTAAGGGAACCGTATGAACCGGTAGCCCCCCTGCCCTTTCTTGGCAGACTGCGGCCGGCTGCCGCCCGGCAGGTCCGCTTGCAGGAAAGGGACGAAACCCGGCAGAAATTTATTGAAGCGCTAGCCGCGATTCTCCCGGACAGCAAACCTATGCCCGAGGAAGAACCGGAGCCAACAAGTGAGTCCGGAGAATCTCCAGCCCGCTTCAACAGCGATAACGCCGTCGCCCTTCTCATCTCTCCTGCCGATCAGGAAGAAAGAGATTACTCTGGGCCTGCAGAAAACCCTGAAGACATCTCCAGCCAACTTCTGATCATCGGCGGACCCGATCTCGAAATTCCGGAAGCGCTGCAGGAACTGGCAGCAGAGATCAGCCGAGACCTTGGCAAGATCCCTGATGACTACATCTCTGCGGCCCAGGGCCTGGCCGGCAGGGGTGAGGCCCCGCCGACCACTGCCGCGACTCCCGGAGGGGAATCTCTTCCGGGAGCAATCACCTACGACGAGTGGGACTATCGGCGGGCCGGATTCCGAAAGAGCTGGTGCCATCTGAATGAAAAAAGGGTGCATCCGGTCAAGGGGACCTTCGTTCAAAAGACCCTCGACAAATACCGCGGGTTGCTGATCAGGCTGCGAAGGCAGTTTGAGATGCTGCGCTCTGCCGAACGGCTGGTCCGAAGGCAGCGTGAGGGAGATGAGATCGATCTGGATGCGGTTGTCGAATCAATCTCGGATACCCGTGCCGGGCGGCCGGAGTCGGAAAAGCTCTTTATCCGGTTGAAGCGGGATGATCGTGATATCGCGGGGATGTTTCTGATCGACATGTCCTCGTCAACGGAAGGCTGGGTCGGCGAAGCGCTGAAGGAGGCCCTGATCCTGATGGGCGAATCCCTCGAAGTTCTGGGCGACCGGTATGCGATCGCCGGTTTTTCCGGGATGCGTCGCACCCGGTCTGATTTTTACCATATCAAGGACTTTTCCGAATCGTACAGCGAGGAAATCAAGGGCAGGATCGCCGCAATTGCCCCGCAGGAATACACCAGAATGGGCCCGCCGGTGCGGCATGCAATCAGGATGCTCCAGGGAGTTGACGCCAGGGTCCGGTTGCTGATCGTCCTGTCCGACGGCAAACCCGAGGATTACGATGATTACAAGGGAGAATATGCCATCGAGGACACCCGCCATGCCCTGATCGAGGCCAAAGCGGCCGGCATTCACCCCTTCTGCATCACCATCGACCAGCAGGCCCACGACTACAACGCCCACATGTACGGTGAAGTAAATTACATCTTTCTCGACAAGGTCAGCGACCTGCCGATCCGCATGCCGGTTATCTATAGAAACCTGACATCTTGAAAGGTCTGATAATCTGCTTTTTTGTTATGTTTTTTTCTTTTTGCAATCTCTCCTATCCGTTAATTTTGTCTCTGAACAAATATTTGGCGAACCAACCTCAAAACAAATATTTATTAAATAATATCAAGTAAATAACAAAAAGAAGTATTTTGACATATTTTTCCAACCTACCCCTTGTTGTTTAACCTTCATTTTTCAGATGACTAATCTGCTTGACAGGATTGGCGTTTTTAATTACATGACCATTTTTAGGTGGATTAACAAACAATAGATGGGGAAGTTGTTTCTTTGCATTGCACTTTTATCGTTGCTTTCATTTAGCAGTATTCAATGAAAATTTAAATCCGGGGCCGCCCCTCTTTTCCACTCTGAAATGCTGCTAGTGACTTTTCTCTCGACCGACAGAAAATTTATACGAGAGCTGAAGTCCTGAATGTATCAATATGGTTCAACCACGGGGGATGAATCAGAATTGTATATCAACAAAAAAAGAGGAATGAAGAATGAAGAAAAAGATGATTGGAATTACCGGATGTATGTTCTTGGCTTCGCTCTGCCTGGTGGGAAATGCTCTTGCTGCAAGGACTGATGAGATTCAGTCACGCCATATCGATGAGGCGGACGGTATCACCGGTCAGGACACAACCTCCGGCAGTGGTGTGAAAACGGGTCATATTCAGGATGGAGCTGTCACCGATGCCAAGATTTCCGGCACGATTTCTACTTCTAAACTGAATGTCGGCACTTCTGCAGGCACGGTTGCTGCCGGGAACCATACTCATGCCCAGACCAAGCCGGCAAATGTAGTTGTTGTTGCCTTAAGCGGTGGTGATTTCACCAGTCCTGTCGCCGCAGTTAATTCCATCAGCGGTGCTTCCGCAGCAAACCCCTATCTTGTCAAGGTAATGCCCGGTGTTTACGATATCGGCGATGCTTCTCTGCAGATGAAGGAATATGTGTATCTTGAAGGAAGCGGCAGGGAGAACACAACAATCACCTCAAGCGTCAACAATATCGACTTCGATACATGTGCTGAAGGGACTATCGTTATGGCGAACAACACCTCAGTACGTCATATTCGTCTCGGCAATCTAGCCCCTGATGAAGGCAACCAAAATATGGCCCAGGCGATTGTAGTCAATAACGTCGAAGCGCTGATCGAGGATGTTACCATCCGGGTCGGAGACAATACTGTTTTCAGTGACAGAAACAACGGTGTCTGCGCCACCGGCTACAGCGCCAAAGCGACCCTTAACAACGTCGACATTGAGACCCAGGCCATGGGCGGCCACTCAAACGCTGTTATCGTAGGTGATGGTGCCAAGATGACCATCGTCAACTCGAAACTGGTCAGCAGTGTGGCAGCGGGTGATGACGCCAGTACCCATGTTGTCGATTGTTATAACTATTTTGACTACGATGCGGCAAGTGAAGTTATCGTAAAGGACAGTTATGTGAAGAGCACCTCGGTCAATAATGCCCAGGGCGGGTTCTCCGGTCTGTGGGGGGACGAGTACTGTAAAGGCACATTCATTAATACCACGGTCGTGATGGATCATTCAAACGAAGGTGCAGATCCCTGCGCGATTGATGCCGGGATTGCAGATTTCACCATTATGAATTCCCAGTTGCAGGGACCTCTGTGTGCCTCCGGCTGGAAAAGCAAAATCGCCAACACCATGATCAAGGGGCAGATTGACGAGTCAACTCAAGTGGTACTTCTGAATAACTATGACGAGAACCTGAACCCCATCCCTAATCGGGATTAAATCGGCCAGGAAGCAACTCGTCTTTTAAGTATGTTTCAAGTTTATAGAAAAGGGGTCTCCGGATTTGTTTCGGAGCCCCTTTACTCTTTTGCATGCCTCATAGAACAGCGCCAATTCCCCGTCATTTTGAGCGGCCTCAAGGTTTGCCTCCCCGGTAAAAGTCTCTCCGATCAAATAACCACGGATCAATCTTGTCTGGATGTTGTAATCTGGCTATCCGAGATAAAATCGGTCTGTTATCGACAACATTGTATTGAATATTTTTTTATTGGCACCATGGAAGATGAATACAGGCGCGAATCAACCTGCCAGGACTGGAAAAAGCTGGCGAAGGCCGTTGGCAATAAACTCGACCCCGACCGCCGCCATGATGAGCCCCATCAACCGGGTCACCACGTTGATTCCGGTCCGGCCGAGAAGGTTCGAGAGAAATGGCGCCAGGCGGAAGACCAGCCAGGTGATCAACCCGAGGAGCACGATTCCGCCGGCAAGAACGAGGTAATGAGTGAGGGATGATTGCCTCTGGGCGTAGAGGATCACGGTGCTGATCGCACCCGGTCCGGCAAGCAATGGAGTCGCCAGAGGGACCACCGCCACCGCCTCCCGATCTTCGGAATCCAGCGCTTCCTCTTCCGTCTGCTTGACATGACTCATCTTCGCATGGAGCATCGAGATGGCCATCAGCAGGATCAGGATTCCCCCGCCCACCCGGAAAGAGGCGATCGAAATCCCGAAAAATTGCAGGATCAACTCGCCGGTAATGAGGACAATGAGCAGAATAATGGTGGTGGATAAAGCAGACACCACACTTGTCCTGCTTCGGGCATCGGTATTCTGATTGCTGGTCAGGTTAATGAAAACCGGCACCGCGCCCAATGGATTGACGATGGCCATCATCGCAGCGAAGAACTTGAAATATTCCGCCCAGTTTTCAACAACCATTCCCGTCTCCGAAACATTGATCTGAAGTCAGAACCTTTGACAGAATAAACACGCAGGTTCATTTGCGACCGGATTTTGACGACTGCAGGTCATGACAGTCCAAATTCTACTGCAAGCAGTTGCTTTAGTCCATGAGATGTTATTTTCGGGATGTGGGTATTTTCCGACGGGAATTCTCCGTTGACCGGCACTCGTACCTCCCAAGGGGTGAAATATATCGCCGTACATGTGCACCCGGCCACGAGTGTCGGAAAATTATGGTCTGAATGACAGAAATCCTGACAATCTTATTTAGATGCTTGGCCTGTGATTTTTTTAATGTTATGTTTGAAGGCGATTGTTTCGTATGACTCCTTGGGGGGGGGAGAGAGCCATGACCAGAAAAAAATCCGTCTGCAATTCCGTTTTTGCAACTCCAGCCGATCCAACTACATTCCTGAAGAAAACCTTCTCCTGTCTGAAGCGTTGCGGCAGAAACCTTCCGGTTTATGTACGCGCCATCATCCTGGCGTATATTCTCTGTTCTTTTTTGCCGGAACCGGCCGCGGCGGAGGTTGTCGGCGCCCTGATGCCCGCCAAGGATATTCCCCATTATACGGCTATGCATAATGCCATGCTGAACGAGTTCAAAGCCAGGGGTAACCCGCCAAAATTTATCCTCCAGAACCCGGCAGCTTCCGCCGACTCATGGAAAAACGCCATCAGGAAATTTGATGTCCTTGGTTCCAGGGTGCTCGTCACCTATGGTTCGGCGGTATCCGCCTTCGTGACTCGGCTGAAGCCTGAATTTCCGGTTGTCTACGGCGGGGCTTTTTACCCGGATGAGAGCGGCGTGGCCGGCAATGTCACCGGAATGGATGCGACCATGCCGTTGGCGGAACTGCTGCAAAACCTGAAAACAATCTCGAACTATTCGAGGCTTGCGATCCTTTATTCAAGCCGGGAAAGGGATTCCGTTCTGGAGATGGAAGCGGCGGAACGGATTGTTCTGCAATCGGGGGGCAAGGTCATTAAAATCGACGCCCACGATGTCAATTTTCTGGACCAGGCCGACTACGATGTTGTCTTTTCCGCAGATTTCTTCGATCTTTCCGGTGCTGAAGCAGCCCTGCTGACCTCGGCCAGCAATATCAACAGCCGGGAAAATATCGGCCTGATCGCCAAGAACCTCCTGACAAACGGAAAGGCTTCCGCCTCTGTTTTCAGCGGCACCTGTGAGATGGGGATTCTCATTTCTTCTTCCGCTTCGCCGGAATATCTGGGCAAGGGGATGGCCCTGAAGATCATGGAAGTCCTGGAGGGCGAGAGTCCCGCCAACATCCCTCCCGGCAGGGCATCAAAAAGCGGAATGACTGTCAACCTTACCACGGCGAAAAAGCTCGGCTTCAGTGTTCCTTTCGAACTGCTGGGTACTGCCGAAATCGTGAAATAGCTTAAATCCCGACAACCATTGTGCCTCCTTCTTCAGCGCTCGGGTTCCTTCCGAAATCGGGCAATCCGGCGCCAGGACGTCCCTCCCCTTTTCCTGATCTGCAGTTTTTCCAGGTTTCTCCGGCAACTGACCAGAATCTGGAGAGCTGAAAACAGAAACTGACTACCCGGACCACATCTCAAACCATCTCCTCCCACAGCGAAGAGCGTTAATTCAACAAGATATCCATGCATAGGGTAATTGGCATTCATTGTGCAGTATCCCGGGATGCTATTCGCGATGGCATGGAAAAAATGAAGAAACCAAAAAAAGTCAGGACCACACAACCAACTTATCTTGATTGATAAAGGAGGAGGAAAAATGAAGACAGGAAGACTTTTACTGGCAACGGCCGCAGGGGTGCTTGCCGCAGCAGGGGCAAGCCAGGCGGGAATCATCAACGGCTGGGACATGGACACCGTTATCGTCCCTCCCGGCCCGTATACCGAGTATGTGACCTACTACAGCACCATTTATACCGATTCGAGCATGACGGCCACCAACGGCGCCATCACCTGGAAAGAGACCGATGTACTGGCTCCGGGTCTCAAGGTGGTGAATGGCGATGATGTGGACGGCACCAACTGCCTGATGACCACCGGCTACAACCCCTATGACCTGAGCGACAAGCAGTGCAGCGACCCGCTGCAGTCAAGCAAACGCTTTAAGGTCAAGAACCTGATCGACGGCCCGATTGACGTCTCCTTCAATGTTTCCGATGGCCCGAAATCTACCTACCGCAGCCTGCAGAAACTCACCGACGGCACCACCGGCCGTTGGGATGGATTCACCATCGACCTCGGTTTCACGGTCAACGGCCAGTTTGTTCCTTCAACCGCGGGCGACGGGCTGGGCTTTTCCGATACCGCCGGCAACTACTGGACCACGCCGGTGACCACCTACCAGAGCCAGGCAGACACCTTTTCTGCAACCTATGCCCAGGGCCTGGCCGGACCGCCGGATGCCTATCATCCGGAACCCGGATATTTCAATCCCGTTGAAAGAATGGGCTTCGGCATGATCGCAACCGAAGATACCATCAACAGCGACGGTATTACTACGACCTATTCTGATGTCTTCGGTCCATGGCTGAACAGCAGCGCCTGCTCCATCGCGGTTTACTACGATGATGACAGTGATATCAACACCGACAACCGCCTGATGATCAACTGCGCCGATGCAAGTGACATCACCAAGGCCGGCACCCACACCGGGGATGACACGACCGGCTACACCTGTAACGGCGTCTGGGTCACCTACCGGTCACAGGTCGGGCTCGATGCCAATGGCGCACCTTACATCTCCGACGGCATTCCGAAGATCGTTCAGCTTTCCGATCTTGCCCCGGTTGTCTACACCTCAAAGGATGCGGCGATTGCCTCCGGCGATCCGAATCCCTATTACATGGATCAGATTGAAGACCTTGCGAACCTCGGGCTCAATTTCTGGATCACCGTCGATAACAATGCCAACTGGCCGACCCCGACTAATTTCACGATCCGTTATACCCCGATTCCCTCCGACGGCAGCACCCCGCCGCCCCCGGCCGAGGAAACTATGTGTGCAGACGGCATGGATAACGACGGC
The DNA window shown above is from Pseudomonadota bacterium and carries:
- a CDS encoding DUF4160 domain-containing protein, producing the protein MPTILRIGPYKFYFYSHEPNEPPHVHVDCDDLSAKFWLTTVQLARNVGFSPRELNKLEALVQENQKILMEKWYGYFGTGSR
- a CDS encoding VWA domain-containing protein; the protein is MNAAILKERFLDLLPPPLPSDWEVEENLEPLLELPESRQERILQQIQAIWPVSNSLCYSYLNCADRVMGCLADEQVGVWVAELLDTYEKNGLKEAQSFMVDVEKNFLCRLRGETGVSLETVLPRLLPYAAGIARRRIALEEGSALYTDTARIFLPGKLSAFSREADNFLLYKLMVTTQLCLIRARTFEMVITPESPWLKTLQQKYNAPYSLKPITADDFWKIFPEPPLAEDLFTLAEGWRVLTLISEDYPGLWRDTAELRAELAKSRFPEVALSGKSLLVEILAHSLLIGRTDRTNNTSDTDLFRLILSRFLNPSESAEDSAKKTAAIYALLDDLREPYEPVAPLPFLGRLRPAAARQVRLQERDETRQKFIEALAAILPDSKPMPEEEPEPTSESGESPARFNSDNAVALLISPADQEERDYSGPAENPEDISSQLLIIGGPDLEIPEALQELAAEISRDLGKIPDDYISAAQGLAGRGEAPPTTAATPGGESLPGAITYDEWDYRRAGFRKSWCHLNEKRVHPVKGTFVQKTLDKYRGLLIRLRRQFEMLRSAERLVRRQREGDEIDLDAVVESISDTRAGRPESEKLFIRLKRDDRDIAGMFLIDMSSSTEGWVGEALKEALILMGESLEVLGDRYAIAGFSGMRRTRSDFYHIKDFSESYSEEIKGRIAAIAPQEYTRMGPPVRHAIRMLQGVDARVRLLIVLSDGKPEDYDDYKGEYAIEDTRHALIEAKAAGIHPFCITIDQQAHDYNAHMYGEVNYIFLDKVSDLPIRMPVIYRNLTS
- a CDS encoding transposase, giving the protein EGINNKIKRLKRMAYGYKDVAYFLLKIHQHCGLLNPRLST
- a CDS encoding YchE family NAAT transporter → MVVENWAEYFKFFAAMMAIVNPLGAVPVFINLTSNQNTDARSRTSVVSALSTTIILLIVLITGELILQFFGISIASFRVGGGILILLMAISMLHAKMSHVKQTEEEALDSEDREAVAVVPLATPLLAGPGAISTVILYAQRQSSLTHYLVLAGGIVLLGLITWLVFRLAPFLSNLLGRTGINVVTRLMGLIMAAVGVEFIANGLRQLFPVLAG
- a CDS encoding helix-turn-helix domain-containing protein → MKVCEKTKKLRKSKKLTQGELAEKAGISGNHLSRLERGVFQRSIDVVKRLAQVLDVNVYGLLSGEDEASPAVSIKNKELTERVRMIDQLKPDDQQAIMRVIDSMLTRHKMQKLLTGSIVEA
- a CDS encoding choice-of-anchor F family protein, which gives rise to MKTGRLLLATAAGVLAAAGASQAGIINGWDMDTVIVPPGPYTEYVTYYSTIYTDSSMTATNGAITWKETDVLAPGLKVVNGDDVDGTNCLMTTGYNPYDLSDKQCSDPLQSSKRFKVKNLIDGPIDVSFNVSDGPKSTYRSLQKLTDGTTGRWDGFTIDLGFTVNGQFVPSTAGDGLGFSDTAGNYWTTPVTTYQSQADTFSATYAQGLAGPPDAYHPEPGYFNPVERMGFGMIATEDTINSDGITTTYSDVFGPWLNSSACSIAVYYDDDSDINTDNRLMINCADASDITKAGTHTGDDTTGYTCNGVWVTYRSQVGLDANGAPYISDGIPKIVQLSDLAPVVYTSKDAAIASGDPNPYYMDQIEDLANLGLNFWITVDNNANWPTPTNFTIRYTPIPSDGSTPPPPAEETMCADGMDNDGDNLIDCSDPDCAGIGICGPEGKYETCSDGYDNDGDNLVDCADPGCAKNRSCR
- a CDS encoding DUF2442 domain-containing protein, with amino-acid sequence MGILALAADERVKGVHFTEDTLSVDLMDGRTITVPLAWYPSLQHATPDQLAHWESCGGGYGIHWPDIDEHLSTEGLLRGAPAPRSQFVQESRPQG
- a CDS encoding CbbQ/NirQ/NorQ/GpvN family protein; translation: MKIVEQRLAEHIIRDEPFYLPQDDELAIAEAAYQHTIPLLLKGPTGCGKTRFMQHLAWKLKRPLITVSCHDDLSTGDLVGRFLIKGGEAVWVDGPLTMAVRHGAICYLDEVVEARKDTIVVIHPLADDRRELPIEKRGELLSAPPEFMLAISYNPGYQSVLKDLKQSTRQRFVSIEFEYPDAELETAIVCHESGLDHETGSALVRLAAMTRHLKNEGLQEGASTRLLIHAGKLVVSGMDKRRACRAAITETLTDEPELLAAISEMVSSLF